Proteins from one Bacteroides zhangwenhongii genomic window:
- a CDS encoding DUF4858 domain-containing protein, giving the protein MRKRLFISAVSLLLTGVCYAQWSAQDSLKLQKLLEGSEELKLNPKAVKQIDFGGAVGTPRMSEEKRWMLPDESLPEALPKPKVVLTLMPYKANTRYNWDPVYQKKIRVNKNTWRGDSFYELRRQRFYTNRTRNRKANEIRIGENVSVCGGTISGLDLMAAFTKEFWNKTGRDNRIRTLEVLKTYGDSTTVLINKPIEQITR; this is encoded by the coding sequence ATGAGGAAACGTTTATTTATATCGGCAGTCTCACTGCTGCTGACAGGGGTATGCTATGCCCAATGGTCTGCGCAAGATTCGCTCAAACTGCAAAAGTTGTTGGAAGGCAGTGAAGAACTGAAGCTGAACCCGAAGGCGGTCAAGCAGATTGATTTCGGCGGTGCGGTGGGTACTCCCCGTATGTCGGAGGAGAAGCGTTGGATGTTGCCCGATGAGTCGCTTCCCGAAGCACTGCCTAAACCGAAAGTTGTGTTGACTCTTATGCCGTATAAGGCAAATACCCGCTATAACTGGGATCCAGTTTATCAGAAAAAGATCAGAGTGAACAAGAATACATGGCGGGGAGATTCTTTCTACGAACTGCGTCGGCAGAGATTCTATACGAACCGGACACGTAACCGGAAAGCGAATGAAATACGGATAGGGGAGAATGTCTCAGTTTGTGGCGGAACTATTAGCGGGCTTGATTTGATGGCTGCCTTTACGAAAGAATTCTGGAACAAAACTGGAAGAGATAACCGTATCCGCACGTTGGAAGTGTTGAAAACTTATGGAGATTCAACTACCGTGTTGATAAATAAACCTATCGAACAGATTACCCGGTAA
- a CDS encoding alpha/beta hydrolase yields MRRTLNFSRVVMTVCLCIAGKLLSASNLSDRNNKFTEKKLNLIQEWDKTFPENDKVRHSKVTFHNRYGITLAADLYIPKNAEGKLSAIAISGPFGAVKEQSSGLYAQTLAERGFLTIAFDPSYTGESGGEPRYVASPDINTEDFSAAVDYLANRDDVDTDRIGILGICGWGGMALNAAAIDTRIKATVTVTMYDMSRVNANGYNDIMDADARYELRKQLNAQRTEDYRNGSYTLAGGVIDPLPDDAPQFVKEYYDYYKTERGYHKRSLNSNDGWNKTSSLSFINMPILSYSDEIRSAVLMIHGEKAHSRYFSEDAFKKLKGDNKGLLIIPGANHVDLYDNLQVIPFDKIEQFFNNNLK; encoded by the coding sequence ATGAGACGAACATTGAATTTTTCGCGTGTAGTAATGACAGTATGTCTTTGTATTGCAGGCAAGCTGTTGTCAGCAAGTAATCTTTCTGACAGAAATAATAAGTTTACGGAAAAGAAATTAAACCTGATTCAAGAGTGGGACAAGACGTTTCCCGAAAACGATAAAGTACGTCACTCGAAAGTTACTTTTCACAACCGTTATGGTATCACGCTTGCTGCTGACTTGTATATCCCCAAAAATGCAGAAGGTAAATTGTCGGCAATCGCTATTAGCGGGCCGTTTGGTGCGGTGAAAGAACAATCTTCGGGACTGTATGCCCAAACGCTGGCAGAAAGGGGATTCTTGACGATTGCTTTCGATCCGTCTTATACAGGTGAGAGTGGTGGTGAGCCTCGTTATGTGGCTTCACCGGATATTAATACGGAAGATTTCAGTGCAGCGGTGGATTATCTTGCCAACCGTGACGATGTGGATACGGATCGTATCGGTATACTCGGTATTTGCGGTTGGGGTGGTATGGCGCTTAATGCAGCGGCTATCGATACTCGAATCAAAGCAACAGTAACGGTTACGATGTATGACATGAGCCGTGTGAACGCTAATGGTTACAATGATATAATGGATGCCGACGCCCGTTATGAATTACGCAAGCAACTCAATGCTCAGCGAACCGAAGACTACCGCAATGGTTCTTATACACTTGCCGGAGGGGTGATTGATCCATTACCGGATGATGCTCCACAATTTGTGAAAGAATATTACGACTATTATAAGACCGAACGCGGTTACCACAAACGTTCACTCAATTCTAATGATGGTTGGAATAAGACTTCTTCGCTTTCGTTTATCAATATGCCTATTCTGTCCTATAGCGACGAGATACGTAGTGCAGTGCTGATGATTCACGGAGAAAAGGCTCATTCCCGTTACTTTAGTGAGGATGCGTTCAAGAAACTGAAAGGTGACAATAAGGGATTATTGATTATTCCCGGAGCCAATCATGTAGATTTGTACGATAATCTGCAAGTAATCCCATTCGATAAGATAGAACAGTTCTTCAATAATAATTTGAAATAA
- a CDS encoding helix-turn-helix domain-containing protein, translating to MKQKNTLDLNTVHECNRCLDCKTLHPQVSLINLENPCLEQDTVKFEFYAILLIEDCPDECSCCGRKYYDYSNATMVFLKPGEVFRMSKEKTLPSKGFLLVFHPDLLFQTTLKNHINNYTFFHYHKEEALHLSQRETEKVTCCLWNIEEELHHSIDTHSRTILSRHIELLLDYCTRYYERQFITRENRNKAILRKMEQLLEDYIELGKLQNGKLPTPDYLAERLNLSPVYFTDLLKFETGKTLEQYFQLKRLETAKRMLMKDGATPTAVSRQLGYPNVQHFSLIFKKITGMSPSDYPKQVN from the coding sequence ATGAAACAGAAAAATACATTGGACTTAAATACCGTGCATGAATGCAATCGTTGTCTGGACTGCAAAACATTGCATCCTCAGGTGAGTCTTATTAACTTGGAAAATCCGTGTCTGGAGCAGGATACTGTCAAGTTCGAATTCTACGCTATCTTACTGATAGAAGACTGTCCGGACGAATGTTCATGTTGCGGCCGGAAGTATTATGATTATTCCAATGCGACAATGGTCTTTCTTAAACCGGGTGAAGTTTTCCGAATGAGCAAGGAAAAGACCTTACCCAGCAAAGGCTTTTTGCTGGTGTTTCATCCGGACTTGCTGTTTCAGACCACATTGAAGAACCACATCAATAATTACACCTTCTTCCACTATCACAAAGAAGAGGCATTGCATCTATCGCAGCGTGAAACGGAGAAAGTCACCTGCTGTCTATGGAATATAGAGGAAGAACTGCATCATTCGATTGATACACATAGCAGGACTATCCTTTCACGGCATATCGAACTATTACTGGATTACTGCACTCGTTACTACGAACGTCAGTTTATCACCCGCGAAAACAGGAATAAGGCAATTCTCAGAAAAATGGAACAGTTGCTTGAGGATTATATAGAGTTGGGGAAATTACAAAATGGCAAACTTCCTACACCCGACTATCTGGCGGAAAGGCTCAATCTTTCTCCTGTTTATTTTACAGACCTGCTGAAATTTGAAACAGGCAAGACTTTGGAACAGTATTTCCAACTCAAACGATTGGAGACTGCTAAACGAATGCTGATGAAAGACGGTGCCACACCCACTGCCGTTTCCCGTCAATTAGGCTATCCGAATGTACAGCATTTCAGCCTTATATTCAAGAAAATAACAGGTATGTCACCAAGTGATTATCCAAAACAGGTGAATTAA
- a CDS encoding RagB/SusD family nutrient uptake outer membrane protein encodes MKHFKKLYTFFMFAGGLLTTSCSNFLDIQPTGKVIPNTLEEYRALMTEAYANSLTDRSVCDMQTSDITVSDESQAQSDFGNIEKWSSNNATGYEFKWGPYYENIYYANAIIDKQDEMTEGSQEEIDQLVGEAYFMRGYMHFLLVNLYGQPYTKEGAPETKAIPLKLNLDLEGFPTRNKVGEVYTSILSDIQEAHRLISQKEWETGYNYRFSTLATYAFESRVNLYMGNWQTAYDAAERVLAEKATLEDYNNPEETFQLPNQYKSVESITAYENVYSNTTMEASQATPAFFQMFQEGDLRSTKYFDAINEAGNYPIIKTDNTSSFKCSFRVGELYLNSAEAAARLNHLPEARNRLLQLMKKRYSPEGYLLKENEINSMNQESLISEILDERARELAFEGHRWFDLRRTTRPRIEKTLLGGQTVILEQNDERYTLRIPQSAIEANPNLSN; translated from the coding sequence ATGAAGCATTTTAAAAAATTATATACGTTTTTCATGTTTGCAGGAGGGCTCCTTACAACCTCGTGTAGTAATTTCCTAGACATACAACCTACGGGAAAAGTCATACCAAATACATTGGAGGAATACAGGGCACTTATGACTGAAGCATACGCAAATTCACTGACAGATAGAAGTGTATGTGACATGCAAACAAGCGATATTACAGTTTCGGATGAATCACAAGCGCAAAGTGACTTCGGAAATATAGAGAAGTGGTCTTCCAATAACGCTACCGGTTATGAATTTAAATGGGGACCGTATTATGAGAATATTTATTATGCTAATGCCATTATAGACAAACAGGATGAAATGACAGAAGGCAGCCAAGAAGAAATAGACCAACTTGTGGGAGAAGCATATTTCATGAGAGGCTATATGCATTTTTTACTCGTAAACCTTTACGGACAACCTTATACCAAAGAGGGAGCACCGGAGACAAAAGCCATACCGCTGAAACTAAATCTCGACTTAGAGGGGTTCCCTACCCGTAACAAAGTCGGGGAAGTTTACACTTCCATCCTTTCGGATATCCAAGAAGCGCATAGGCTCATCAGTCAAAAGGAATGGGAAACAGGTTACAATTACCGTTTCAGTACGCTGGCAACATACGCTTTCGAATCACGCGTAAATCTATATATGGGTAACTGGCAAACTGCTTACGATGCTGCGGAACGTGTATTGGCGGAGAAAGCAACACTTGAAGACTATAACAACCCTGAGGAAACTTTTCAACTTCCGAACCAATATAAGTCTGTAGAATCTATTACTGCATACGAGAACGTTTATAGTAATACTACAATGGAAGCCTCACAAGCTACTCCTGCATTTTTCCAAATGTTTCAAGAAGGTGATCTTCGATCTACAAAATATTTTGATGCAATAAACGAAGCGGGTAATTATCCCATTATTAAAACAGACAATACATCTTCATTCAAGTGCAGTTTCCGTGTTGGTGAACTTTACTTGAATTCTGCAGAAGCAGCTGCCCGTCTAAACCATCTGCCAGAGGCTCGTAACCGCTTACTGCAATTGATGAAAAAAAGATATAGTCCGGAAGGATACCTGTTAAAGGAGAATGAAATAAACAGTATGAACCAAGAAAGTCTAATTTCTGAAATATTGGATGAACGTGCCCGCGAATTAGCCTTTGAAGGTCATCGTTGGTTTGATTTACGTCGCACCACCCGACCGAGAATAGAAAAGACTCTATTGGGTGGACAAACTGTCATTCTGGAACAGAATGACGAACGCTATACCTTACGCATTCCTCAAAGTGCTATTGAAGCTAATCCGAATCTCTCCAATTAG
- a CDS encoding DUF4943 family protein: protein MKKTLLMLWMAVCLIVSFAGCSSEEMDYNNPDVDLFVKQLKAGTYKMKNDKGVVEVPHFMEEDIPELLKYAEDLTIIPSFPSVYNTNNGKIRLGECMLWVIEYIRQGTPPSLGCKMVLANAENYEAIYFLTDEEVLDAAACYRSWWEERQYPKTRWTIDPCHDEPLCGTGYRWW, encoded by the coding sequence ATGAAAAAAACACTATTAATGCTGTGGATGGCTGTTTGCCTGATTGTATCTTTTGCGGGATGCAGCAGCGAAGAAATGGATTATAACAATCCGGATGTTGATCTCTTTGTGAAACAATTGAAGGCGGGTACATATAAAATGAAGAATGATAAAGGAGTGGTGGAAGTGCCTCATTTCATGGAGGAGGATATTCCCGAACTTTTGAAATATGCGGAAGATCTGACAATTATTCCTTCGTTCCCGTCGGTCTATAATACGAACAACGGTAAGATCCGTTTGGGTGAGTGTATGCTTTGGGTGATCGAGTATATCCGTCAAGGTACACCTCCGTCGTTAGGCTGCAAGATGGTGCTGGCAAATGCAGAAAATTATGAGGCCATCTATTTCCTGACCGATGAGGAAGTGCTCGATGCAGCTGCCTGTTACCGTAGCTGGTGGGAGGAACGGCAATATCCTAAAACCCGGTGGACGATTGACCCGTGTCATGATGAGCCGCTTTGTGGAACAGGCTATCGTTGGTGGTAA
- a CDS encoding SusC/RagA family TonB-linked outer membrane protein, translating to MRKRHLCILICLFANALFFANAANRTITGVVISGEDNEPLIGASVYVSADELKKAGVSQTSLGTITDIDGKFSLSVPEKVTRIHCSYIGFEEQSVPLQSGKENYRIVLQASSHTLGDVVVTGYQELERRKLTASIAKIDVTDAMVGAAKSIDQALAGQIAGVSVTTTSGAPGAPARIRIRGTASLNGTQDPLWVLDGIPLEGTDIPDLDSDTDNDIVNMKQSTIAGISPNDIESITILKDAAATAIYGARAANGVIVVTTKRGRMGKPVINFNTRLTYTPNLNTSRLNLLNSEQKINLELELMKDTYEVWGDTYPSFYAKGAVASILKKYDLTDAYRKDGWDGLTPEAQAAINQLKTINTDWNDILFKDAFTQEYNFSISGGGEKVTYYNSLGYSKENGNVPGVSMSRFNLTSKTSYQVNRMLKLGVSLFANRRKNTDFVADKYGYANPIYYSRTANPYLNPYDAQGNYVYDYDISNKEVSDPKRGFNIFEERDNTDKETVTTAINAIFNTDLRINDQWKLTSQVGLQWDQVELEEYTGENTFTMRDIREDSKYDGGKKYRIPEGGRHKVSNSTTSQITWKLQGEWNQSFADIHEVQIMAGSEIRKNWYESLTSNAYGYNPKTLTTKPITIRDDDDAKKYPLHTKIYTENAFASFYANGSYTLMGRYTLGASVRMDGSDLFGVDKKYRFLPIYSASGLWRLSNEPFLKPATSWIDNLALRLSYGLQGNIDKNTSPFLIGKYGEQTLLPENTETSISISSAPNDKLRWEKTASYNVGIDFSVLQSAINLSIDYYHRKGTDLIGVKNLPLENGFNSMTINWASMKNQGVEINLQTRNITTPHFSWYTTFNFAYNSNKVLKELTPSNSKTPGREGYPVGAIFAIKSKVDPETGRIFIYPKGSDEAISVEKLFDAKDDSGFGLYTYNKDADLQRNLYEYAGTSDAPYTGGFINTLNYHNWEFSLNFAYNIGAHVRTSPSYNITDLDPGHNTNQDILNRWTPENHNGSFPALLGRHNYAADYSFFQNEIAVYKNLDMWVKRLSYVRLQNVRLAYTLPQEWLRKFGINGTTVAVEGRNLFVFGSSYKNYMDPESMSNLYSTPVQKSVTFNLSLNF from the coding sequence ATGAGAAAAAGACATCTTTGTATTTTGATATGCCTTTTCGCCAACGCATTGTTTTTTGCCAATGCCGCGAATCGCACTATCACCGGAGTCGTGATCTCCGGTGAAGATAATGAGCCACTCATCGGCGCCTCAGTTTACGTATCAGCCGATGAACTGAAAAAAGCCGGAGTATCACAAACATCTCTAGGTACGATTACAGATATAGACGGAAAGTTTTCCTTGTCTGTCCCGGAAAAAGTAACTCGGATTCATTGTAGCTACATCGGTTTTGAAGAACAAAGTGTACCATTACAGTCCGGAAAAGAAAATTACCGTATTGTACTTCAAGCCTCATCACATACATTAGGGGACGTAGTAGTAACCGGTTATCAAGAGTTGGAACGCCGCAAACTGACCGCCTCCATTGCCAAAATAGATGTTACAGATGCAATGGTAGGTGCCGCAAAAAGTATCGACCAGGCATTAGCCGGACAAATAGCCGGTGTATCCGTTACGACAACCTCCGGTGCTCCGGGTGCCCCTGCACGTATCCGTATTCGTGGTACAGCGTCGCTAAACGGAACGCAAGACCCACTGTGGGTGTTGGACGGAATTCCATTGGAAGGGACGGATATTCCGGACTTAGACAGTGATACGGATAATGATATTGTAAATATGAAGCAATCTACCATCGCCGGAATCAGCCCCAATGACATTGAAAGTATCACAATCTTGAAAGACGCCGCCGCAACAGCGATTTATGGCGCACGTGCGGCAAATGGTGTAATTGTTGTTACTACCAAAAGGGGACGAATGGGTAAACCGGTTATCAACTTCAATACAAGATTGACTTACACTCCCAATTTAAATACTTCGCGCCTAAATCTGCTGAATTCAGAGCAGAAAATCAATTTGGAGTTGGAATTGATGAAAGACACATACGAAGTATGGGGAGATACATATCCTTCTTTCTATGCGAAAGGTGCTGTCGCTTCTATCTTAAAGAAATATGACCTAACGGATGCATACAGAAAAGATGGATGGGACGGCTTAACTCCCGAAGCGCAAGCTGCAATCAATCAATTGAAAACAATTAATACAGACTGGAATGATATACTTTTTAAAGACGCGTTTACGCAAGAGTACAATTTCAGTATATCCGGTGGAGGAGAAAAAGTGACTTACTACAACTCTCTTGGTTATTCCAAAGAAAACGGTAATGTACCGGGAGTAAGCATGAGCCGTTTTAACCTGACAAGTAAAACCTCATATCAGGTAAACCGTATGTTAAAATTAGGCGTGTCACTTTTTGCCAACCGTCGAAAGAATACAGATTTCGTAGCGGATAAATATGGTTACGCAAACCCTATCTATTATTCACGAACAGCTAATCCCTACCTCAACCCTTACGATGCTCAAGGCAATTATGTTTATGATTATGACATCTCCAATAAAGAGGTATCCGATCCCAAAAGAGGATTCAACATATTTGAAGAGAGAGACAACACTGATAAAGAAACCGTAACAACAGCTATCAATGCCATTTTCAATACAGATTTGCGCATCAACGACCAATGGAAACTGACTTCTCAAGTCGGTCTTCAATGGGATCAGGTCGAATTGGAAGAGTATACCGGTGAAAACACATTTACCATGCGTGACATACGTGAAGATAGTAAATATGACGGTGGCAAAAAATACCGTATTCCCGAAGGAGGCAGACATAAGGTATCCAATTCCACGACATCACAAATCACATGGAAATTACAGGGAGAATGGAATCAGAGCTTTGCCGATATACATGAAGTACAAATAATGGCTGGTTCTGAAATACGCAAAAACTGGTATGAATCTTTGACTTCCAATGCATACGGATATAATCCTAAAACACTCACTACCAAACCAATCACAATTCGAGATGATGATGACGCCAAGAAATATCCCCTGCATACAAAGATTTATACGGAAAATGCTTTTGCCTCATTCTACGCTAACGGTTCATATACCCTTATGGGACGTTACACTTTGGGAGCAAGTGTCCGTATGGATGGTTCCGACCTATTTGGAGTAGATAAAAAATACAGATTTCTTCCGATCTACTCCGCGAGTGGCTTATGGCGGCTTTCCAACGAACCTTTCCTTAAACCGGCTACAAGCTGGATAGATAACCTGGCATTACGCCTTTCTTACGGTTTGCAGGGAAACATCGATAAAAACACATCTCCATTTCTTATCGGTAAATATGGTGAACAGACACTTCTTCCTGAAAATACAGAAACCAGCATTAGCATATCAAGTGCTCCCAATGACAAATTACGATGGGAAAAAACAGCGTCTTACAATGTAGGAATTGATTTTTCTGTTCTTCAATCAGCCATTAACCTAAGTATAGACTACTACCATAGAAAAGGGACCGATCTTATCGGTGTTAAAAACCTACCATTGGAGAATGGATTCAACAGTATGACTATCAACTGGGCAAGTATGAAAAACCAAGGAGTGGAAATTAATCTGCAAACGCGTAACATAACCACCCCGCATTTTTCCTGGTATACAACATTCAATTTTGCCTATAACAGTAATAAAGTTTTAAAGGAACTAACTCCTTCCAATTCCAAGACACCCGGACGAGAAGGATATCCGGTAGGAGCAATCTTTGCTATAAAAAGCAAAGTAGATCCGGAAACCGGACGTATCTTCATCTATCCTAAAGGAAGTGACGAAGCTATCAGCGTTGAAAAGTTATTCGATGCCAAAGATGATTCCGGCTTTGGGCTTTACACATATAACAAAGACGCTGATTTACAACGGAACTTATATGAATATGCAGGAACAAGCGATGCACCTTACACAGGTGGATTCATCAATACTTTAAATTATCATAACTGGGAGTTTAGTTTAAACTTCGCCTATAACATAGGAGCACACGTACGTACCAGCCCGTCATACAATATTACAGACTTAGATCCGGGACACAATACTAACCAAGATATACTCAACCGTTGGACTCCAGAAAACCATAACGGGAGCTTTCCTGCTCTATTAGGAAGACACAATTATGCGGCTGACTATAGTTTCTTCCAGAATGAAATAGCAGTCTACAAGAATCTTGATATGTGGGTGAAACGGCTTAGTTATGTACGATTGCAAAATGTACGATTAGCATACACTTTACCACAAGAATGGTTACGGAAATTTGGAATTAACGGAACAACTGTCGCCGTAGAAGGTCGTAACTTATTCGTTTTCGGTTCCAGCTACAAAAACTACATGGATCCGGAATCGATGAGCAATCTTTATTCTACACCTGTACAAAAATCGGTAACCTTCAATCTCAGTCTTAACTTTTAA
- a CDS encoding WG repeat-containing protein — protein sequence MNNIITKFFASLLAYGVANKKKRFSAIGHFSEGLAPARGKIQWGYINKGYDIIIPLQYERAFSFKENLAMVVRDSQYGYIDRTGHIQIPFNFSAAHSFEQECARVCNDGLWGLIDRQGNYILPPTYSLIEQFTEGLALVSLYSKVGFINMKGKVVIPLEYDNGCPFSEGLAAVCIEKQSAKWGYIDKENQEILPFKYDIAEPFYNNIARVGLYGKSMKINKQGSECL from the coding sequence ATGAACAACATTATTACAAAGTTCTTTGCATCTTTATTAGCCTACGGGGTAGCTAATAAGAAAAAGCGTTTTTCGGCAATCGGTCATTTCTCTGAGGGCTTAGCTCCGGCCAGAGGCAAAATACAATGGGGATACATCAACAAAGGATATGATATCATCATTCCTTTACAATATGAACGGGCTTTTTCCTTCAAAGAGAACTTAGCTATGGTAGTACGCGACTCCCAATATGGATATATCGACCGCACAGGACATATACAAATTCCTTTTAACTTTTCAGCAGCCCATTCGTTCGAACAAGAATGTGCACGAGTATGCAATGACGGATTATGGGGGCTGATCGACAGACAAGGCAATTATATTCTTCCACCAACATACAGTCTGATAGAGCAATTCACCGAAGGACTGGCACTCGTCTCTCTTTATAGTAAGGTGGGATTCATCAACATGAAAGGCAAAGTCGTCATTCCATTAGAATATGACAACGGTTGTCCTTTTTCTGAAGGACTAGCAGCCGTCTGCATTGAAAAACAATCCGCCAAATGGGGATACATAGACAAAGAAAATCAAGAAATACTTCCTTTTAAATACGATATAGCAGAACCCTTTTATAACAACATAGCCCGAGTGGGTCTCTATGGAAAAAGCATGAAAATCAATAAGCAGGGCAGCGAATGTCTGTAA
- a CDS encoding NAD(P)H-dependent flavin oxidoreductase gives MNRITSLLGIRYPIIQGGMVWCSGWRLASAVSNAGGLGLIGAGSMHPETLREHIRKCRAATRFPFGVNIPLMYPQIEEIMNIVVEEGVKIVFTSAGNPKTWTGWLKERGITVIHVVSSSRFAVKCEEAGVDAVVAEGFEAGGHNGREETTTFCLIPAVREATTLPLIAAGGIGTGEGILAAMVLGAEGVQIGTRFALTEESSASPVFKDYCLSLGEGDTKLLLKKLAPTRLVKNAFREAVEKAEDSGATPEELRILLGRGRAKKGIFEGDLEEGELEIGQVSAIVSRRQSVSEVMTELVEAWQRAAEKKYF, from the coding sequence ATGAACAGAATAACTTCTCTTCTAGGGATTCGGTATCCCATTATTCAAGGTGGTATGGTTTGGTGTAGCGGTTGGCGACTGGCTTCCGCAGTGAGTAACGCGGGTGGCTTAGGACTGATCGGTGCCGGATCCATGCATCCGGAGACTTTGCGCGAGCATATCCGTAAATGCCGTGCGGCAACGAGATTTCCTTTTGGGGTGAACATTCCTTTGATGTATCCTCAGATAGAAGAAATAATGAATATTGTGGTGGAGGAAGGAGTAAAGATTGTCTTTACTTCTGCAGGAAATCCGAAAACGTGGACAGGATGGCTGAAAGAACGTGGCATTACGGTGATTCATGTCGTTTCTTCTTCCCGTTTTGCAGTGAAATGTGAGGAAGCGGGAGTGGATGCGGTAGTTGCCGAAGGTTTTGAAGCCGGCGGGCACAATGGACGTGAGGAAACAACGACTTTCTGTCTGATTCCGGCCGTGCGTGAAGCTACTACATTGCCGTTGATTGCGGCAGGTGGCATCGGTACGGGGGAAGGTATTCTAGCAGCTATGGTGTTGGGAGCCGAAGGAGTGCAGATCGGAACCCGTTTTGCCCTGACGGAAGAAAGCTCTGCCAGTCCGGTATTCAAAGACTATTGTTTGAGTCTGGGTGAAGGAGACACGAAATTGCTGTTGAAGAAACTGGCTCCGACACGTTTGGTGAAGAATGCTTTTCGGGAAGCTGTGGAGAAAGCGGAGGATAGTGGTGCTACTCCCGAAGAATTAAGAATCTTGCTCGGACGCGGTCGTGCCAAGAAAGGTATATTTGAAGGTGATTTGGAAGAGGGTGAGCTGGAGATCGGTCAAGTATCCGCCATTGTATCCCGCAGACAGTCAGTATCGGAAGTCATGACGGAATTGGTGGAGGCTTGGCAACGGGCGGCGGAGAAGAAATATTTCTAG
- a CDS encoding helix-turn-helix domain-containing protein: protein MNKIFNLDSVDQYNKLYGLETLNPLVSVIDLNKATRQMNYAHWHYGIYALYLKLEKACDIRYGRQNYDYQEGTIVCFAPGQDAETTLITDRVQVNALGILFHPDLLLGTSLGKTIKKYTFFSYEVNEALHLSEEERNIIMDCLRIIRLELEHGVDKHSKTLLVNYIELLLNYCMRFYERQFVTRSKANHDVLTRFEQLLDNYFSGTFAEQNGLPTVKYFADKICLSPNYFGDMVKKETGRTPQEHIQEKVIEMAKERMVGTEDTVSQIAYSLGFQYPQHFCRLFKKRVGCTPNEYRVQNNL from the coding sequence ATGAACAAGATATTCAACTTGGACAGTGTAGACCAATACAATAAATTGTACGGCCTTGAAACTTTGAATCCGTTGGTCAGTGTGATCGATTTAAATAAAGCCACCCGGCAGATGAATTATGCACACTGGCATTATGGTATCTATGCACTTTACCTGAAACTCGAAAAAGCGTGTGACATCAGATACGGGCGGCAAAATTATGATTATCAAGAAGGAACCATTGTATGTTTTGCTCCCGGACAGGATGCGGAAACGACATTGATCACAGATCGCGTGCAAGTGAATGCACTTGGCATACTTTTTCATCCGGATTTATTACTAGGAACATCACTTGGCAAGACAATCAAGAAATACACGTTCTTCTCGTATGAAGTAAACGAAGCCCTTCATCTTTCTGAAGAGGAACGGAATATTATTATGGATTGCCTGAGAATCATCCGCCTTGAACTAGAGCACGGAGTGGATAAGCATAGTAAAACATTGCTCGTAAACTATATAGAACTGCTCCTTAACTACTGTATGCGTTTCTATGAACGACAATTCGTCACCCGCAGTAAAGCGAACCATGATGTGTTGACACGTTTCGAGCAATTACTTGACAACTACTTTTCAGGAACTTTTGCAGAACAAAACGGCTTACCTACTGTCAAATATTTCGCTGACAAAATATGCCTTTCCCCCAATTACTTCGGCGATATGGTAAAGAAAGAAACCGGCAGGACACCACAGGAACATATTCAGGAAAAAGTAATCGAAATGGCAAAGGAACGTATGGTCGGCACAGAAGATACAGTCAGCCAGATTGCCTACTCACTGGGATTCCAGTACCCGCAGCATTTTTGCCGCCTGTTCAAAAAACGGGTAGGATGTACTCCTAACGAATACCGTGTACAGAATAATCTGTGA